One stretch of Echeneis naucrates chromosome 11, fEcheNa1.1, whole genome shotgun sequence DNA includes these proteins:
- the tent5bb gene encoding terminal nucleotidyltransferase 5Bb, translated as MSSGDASEQSRRVSVLSWDQVRRLDSILGESVPIHGRGNFPTLSVQPRQIVQVVRARLEERGVVVRDVKLNGSAASHVLHQDNGLGYKDLDLIFGLNRTDDKTFRLVKDVVLDCLVDFLPEGVCRERITALALKEAYVQKLVKVCNETDRWSLISLSNNTGKNVELKFVDSLRRQFEFSVDSFQITLDSLLLFDRCSETAMSETFHPTVQGESMYGDFEEALGHLRSKTIATRSPEEIRGGGLLKYCHLLVRGFRPSSEAQMKQMQRYMCSRFFIDFPDISEQQRKLEAYLQNHFAGMEHKRYEYLVTLRRVVDESTVCLMGHERRQTLALISALALRVMAEQNAIPALSNITCYYQPAPYVRDVNFSNYYVAQVQSPMASCSNTYQTWLPCS; from the exons ATGTCCTCCGGTGATGCCTCGGAGCAGAGTCGGCGGGTCAGCGTGCTGTCTTGGGATCAGGTGCGGCGTTTGGACTCCATCCTGGGAGAGAGCGTCCCGATCCACGGCCGCGGAAACTTCCCCACGCTGTCCGTGCAGCCCCGGCAGATCGTTCAG GTGGTCAGGGCTCgactggaggagagaggagtagTGGTACGGGATGTCAAGCTGAACGGCTCTGCGGCCAGCCATGTGCTGCACCAAGACAATGGCCTTGGCTacaaagacctggacctgatctTTGGCCTCAATCGAACTGATGACAAAACCTTCCGGCTGGTGAAAGATGTGGTTCTGGACTGCCTAGTGGACTTCTTGCCTGAGGGAGTGTGCAGGGAAAGAATCACAGCCCTTGCCCTGAAGGAAGCATACGTGCAGAAACTGGTAAAAGTTTGCAATGAGACAGACCGCTGGAGTCTCATCTCTCTGTCCAACAACACCGGCAAGAACGTGGAACTAAAGTTTGTGGACTCCCTGAGAAGGCAGTTTGAGTTCAGTGTTGACTCCTTCCAGATCACACTTGactctttgctgctgtttgaccGCTGCTCGGAGACAGCCATGTCTGAGACCTTCCACCCAACAGTGCAGGGGGAGAGCATGTATGGGGACTTCGAGGAAGCTCTGGGCCACCTTCGCTCCAAGACCATTGCCACCCGTAGCCCAGAAGAGATTAGAGGTGGCGGGCTGCTCAAGtactgccacctgctggtgCGCGGCTTCCGGCCGTCTTCTGAGGCTCAGATGAAACAGATGCAGCGCTACATGTGCTCGCGATTCTTCATTGACTTTCCTGACATCAGTGAGCAACAGAGGAAACTGGAGGCATATCTGCAGAACCACTTTGCGGGCATGGAGCACAAGCGTTACGAGTACCTGGTAACGCTGAGGAGAGTGGTGGACGAGAGCACCGTGTGCCTGATGGGCCACGAGCGCAGACAGACCCTGGCGCTCATTTCCGCCCTGGCGCTGCGTGTAATGGCCGAACAGAACGCTATCCCCGCCCTGTCCAACATCACCTGCTACTACCAGCCCGCTCCCTATGTCAGAGACGTCAACTTCAGCAATTATTATGTGGCGCAAGTTCAGTCACCCATGGCCTCATGCAGTAACACTTATCAAACATGGCTGCCTTGTAGCTGA